One window of Thermacetogenium phaeum DSM 12270 genomic DNA carries:
- a CDS encoding ABC transporter ATP-binding protein, with protein sequence MDDLVKIQDLYVWFKVYGGYMKVLNGVNFSLGKGEKVSIVGETGCGKTTTMKTILWILSSQAYIPKGEVLFEGKDVLKMKESEIKRLRGRGAAMIFQDPMASLNPVFTIGDQLAAVISNSGIRDLDKEKIRQLSINALKEVKLPDPDRILGSYPFQMSGGMRQRICIAMALATERALIIADEPTTNLDVTIQDQILALLREMVAKRGNSLILITHSMGIARENADRIYVMYAGNMVEVSDNEELFSNPLHPYTEMLLSCVPKLSGGGIAEGIPGRIPDYLNPPPGCRFEPRCPYAFKRCREEKPDFFDMGNGHKVACFKYD encoded by the coding sequence TTGGATGATTTGGTTAAGATACAGGACCTGTATGTATGGTTTAAGGTATACGGCGGATACATGAAGGTGCTGAACGGTGTCAATTTTTCTCTAGGAAAAGGAGAAAAAGTCAGCATTGTAGGGGAAACGGGCTGCGGCAAAACCACTACCATGAAGACGATCTTATGGATACTCTCCAGTCAGGCGTACATACCGAAGGGCGAGGTATTGTTTGAGGGAAAAGATGTTTTAAAAATGAAGGAGAGTGAAATCAAAAGGCTGCGGGGTAGGGGGGCGGCCATGATTTTTCAGGATCCAATGGCATCGCTGAACCCTGTATTCACTATTGGCGATCAGTTGGCAGCGGTAATATCTAATTCGGGAATTCGCGACCTTGACAAAGAGAAGATCAGGCAGCTGTCAATAAACGCCTTGAAAGAAGTCAAACTACCGGATCCGGACCGCATCCTGGGCAGTTACCCTTTTCAGATGAGCGGGGGTATGAGGCAGAGGATTTGTATCGCTATGGCTCTGGCAACTGAGAGAGCGCTGATCATAGCCGATGAACCTACCACCAATCTGGATGTGACGATCCAGGATCAGATTCTCGCCCTGTTAAGGGAGATGGTTGCAAAAAGGGGCAACTCTTTAATACTGATTACCCATTCAATGGGAATAGCCAGGGAGAATGCCGATCGCATTTACGTTATGTATGCGGGCAACATGGTGGAAGTCTCGGACAATGAAGAATTGTTTTCCAATCCGCTGCACCCCTACACCGAGATGCTGCTCAGCTGTGTTCCGAAGCTTTCCGGTGGGGGTATTGCCGAAGGCATACCCGGCAGGATTCCGGATTATTTGAACCCGCCGCCGGGATGTCGTTTTGAGCCGCGTTGCCCCTATGCGTTTAAGCGCTGCCGGGAGGAGAAACCGGATTTCTTCGATATGGGAAACGGACATAAGGTCGCCTGTTTTAAATACGATTAA
- a CDS encoding ABC transporter ATP-binding protein translates to MSESRVILEVKGLKKYFPVHRGDKTLFVKAIDGIDFEVREGETVGLVGESGSGKSTTAYCVIGMYSVTDGTIVFKGKDISCASAQRPLELKRDMQIVFQDPGTSLNPQHTIYKILELPLKVHGLAKGHELHDRIVQLLESVELPESYLYKYPRMIGGGERQMVAIARALATNPSFMILDEPTSSLDVSVQAKIINMLLRLQKEYNLSYLFITHDLSLMRNVATRVVIMYLGKIAEMAPTEIFFRSPQHPYTQMLLSSIPVVTQQEEDLKPKKIKSQGEIPSPVNVPPGCSFNTRCPFVKPECYERDPVMVQVGPDHFVRCNLFT, encoded by the coding sequence GTGTCTGAAAGTAGAGTAATACTGGAAGTCAAGGGTCTGAAAAAGTATTTCCCCGTCCATAGAGGGGATAAGACCCTGTTTGTTAAAGCAATAGACGGTATTGACTTTGAGGTACGCGAAGGGGAAACGGTTGGGTTGGTGGGTGAATCCGGATCGGGGAAAAGCACTACCGCCTACTGTGTAATCGGGATGTACAGTGTGACCGACGGGACCATTGTTTTTAAGGGTAAGGATATTAGTTGCGCTTCTGCCCAGAGGCCGCTGGAGCTGAAGCGAGATATGCAGATCGTTTTCCAGGATCCGGGGACATCGTTAAACCCGCAACACACTATTTACAAGATTCTCGAACTGCCGCTGAAGGTTCACGGCCTGGCGAAAGGGCATGAGCTGCACGATCGGATCGTCCAGCTGTTGGAGTCGGTGGAGCTTCCCGAAAGTTATCTCTATAAATACCCCCGCATGATCGGTGGGGGAGAAAGACAGATGGTGGCCATAGCCAGAGCACTGGCAACAAACCCTTCTTTTATGATTCTTGACGAGCCGACTTCATCACTCGATGTTTCTGTGCAGGCGAAAATAATCAACATGCTGTTGCGGTTGCAAAAGGAGTATAACCTTTCCTATCTGTTCATAACGCATGACTTAAGCCTGATGCGAAATGTGGCAACACGGGTGGTGATCATGTACCTGGGGAAGATAGCCGAGATGGCTCCTACGGAAATCTTCTTCCGGTCTCCGCAACACCCTTACACTCAAATGCTTCTGTCGTCAATACCTGTAGTCACCCAGCAGGAAGAGGATCTCAAACCGAAAAAGATCAAATCCCAGGGTGAAATACCCAGTCCTGTTAATGTTCCCCCGGGATGCAGTTTCAACACCCGCTGCCCGTTCGTAAAACCGGAATGTTATGAAAGGGATCCGGTTATGGTTCAGGTTGGGCCTGATCACTTTGTGCGCTGTAACCTTTTCACTTAA